GAGACCAACCCAGACCATTGGCTAGAGGACTACCACCTAGCCATGTAGGCCAAGGGGTCAGACGATGACTTCATTATTCAGTACCTTTCCCTGCTCCTATCAAGCTTGACCAGAGCTTGGCTCGAGTAGCTTGAGCCCAACAGCATCCACTGCTGGGGTGATCTCCATTTAGTCTTCATTGGCCACTTTCAGGGTACCTACACCCGCctagggaactcctaggacctccgTAACTACAGACAGAGGCCCGGCGAGACCCCTTGGGAGTACTTTCAATGCTTCTCCAAGAAGCAcaatgagctccccaacatcaccgaCGCTGACATGATCAACGCCTTCATCTATGGCATGACCTACGAGGTGCTTGTCCATGCACTTGGCTACGAGACCCTGTGCATGACACGGGAGCTCCTAGACATTGCCACCTAGTATGCCACCAGCGAGGAGGAGGTCTAGGCCCACTTTAGCAGGAAAGCCAAGGTCATCGGCCACCTTAGTGGTGGCGACGATGACAATGATCCCACCTTGTCCCAACAACACCGCGACATGCGGAACAAGGACCGGAAGCGTAGTAGGGAGGAGATGGTGACCGTGGCTGACCACGCTGCCAGACCTCAGCCTCGCGGGCATGGCGCATGCCTAGAGCACTTCGAGAAGGAGCTTAAGGCCCCCTGCATCTTCCATGGGGGGCAAGTGAAGTATCTCCTCAAGGGCTTTGCCACCATGAAGGGCTACATTCGTAGCACCCTCGGCCAATAGGGCAAGGCCCAAAAGCCTACCCTAAAGGCTGATGACCTAGCGGACGGGGCCCTAGAAGAAGACAACGAGTTCCCCGTGGCCAAGCGCTGCCGCATGATCTTTGGGGGCTCCTAGGCGTATGAGTCCCACCGGCATCGCCACATCACCGAGCGGGAGGTGAACACTATTCACACCCTCACCGCCTTGACATGGCTCCGATGGTCCTAGACGGACATCATCTTTGGCCAAGAAGATCACCCAGATCGTGCCCCTCATCCAGGGCGCTACCCGCTCATGGTTAGCCTGATCGTGGGCCCCacatgcctcaccaaggtgctgatggacgagggcagtggcctcaacatactctacacCAGCACCCTCGACAAGACAGGCATCCCTCGAAGCAGCCTGTGCCCTAGCAAGGCATTGTTCTATGGGATCATGCCATGGAAGGAAGCCATGCCCCTCGGGCGCATCCAGCTCAACATCACCTTCGACCAGCCGGACAACTTCCGCAAGGAGTTACTCACCTTAGAGGTGGTCAACTTCCCTAGTGTCTACCATGCCCTCCTTGATCGACCATGCTtctccaagttcatggccatccccaactacacctacctgaagctcaagatgcctggcccgaagggggtcatcaccatcaaggGCAACTTTAAGCAAGCTTACAACTATGAGCAACACTGCCTCACCTAGGCAGCCACACTCATCGCCCCTAGTGCTCCTGATGGCCCATGCCACGATACAGAAAGGGAACAAATAGAGGAAGCAACCAAGGCAGTGGCAGTGCTCGATTGACCAAGCATCGCCGAGGCGGCCAACACTCCTAGTGGCAGCGGTGGCTTGGCTGGCCCCTCCATCTAGGCGCTCAGCACCCCAAAAGGGGTTGACCCGATCAAGGTTAGTTCTGACCTTTCCCTATGAGGGAAGGCCATCGTCGAGCCATCTGCCTAGAAGCACCATCTCCCGAGCCATGGCCCACCTGCTGACCTCCTTCGTgggcctacctctccaacaacaaaaaccaagataagtcccgTCTTACTGACCCTCTTGCTTTGCTTATTTCTATAGTTGTCTCCCTTAACCCAAGCCACCCTAGCAGTAGCGCGACTGCACCTAAGGATCGACTAAGCTAACCACCTGCCGACTTTTTAGAAGAAGGACAGCCACAGAAGGCCCCCGAGCGAGGCAAGGACGGGACGGACAAGGCCGGAGAACCGGGTGAGGGATCGGCAAGGCGCTAATAGAGCGGCTTTGACCATCCCATTACCAGCTATATCATCTTTcccttctcttgtgtccattccATTTCTTTGTTGGTATCTGCCTATCTCCTAATCCTTCATTGGATCATGCCACCCCACCGCACAACCACCTAGGGCCCCCCTGAAGGGGCATCATCACTTGGGGTTCAAGGCCAGCTCCCCTGAGCTTCAAGGTCACCTTGGGAAGGATACCAAAGTGCGAGGGATGCTCGGGAGATGACCCCATGTGGTTGTAGCTAGGACACCTAGAGCGCCCCGACCATCTGAATGAGTGATGTCCGAGTATCGACCTCGAGCCACTCGTGGTGACCCACCGAGGGAGGCAGCGAGCCCCTGAGCACTGTTAGATGGGCTCAGGAACTATACGAGTGGCTTGGTCGAGAAGCCAAGAATATCCCCCTAGGGGACATCACCAAGGTAGGGAACAACTATAAACTTGGGGTTCTCATGGACTTACACGCTAGTAGCACGGACGCGACAATCTTGGCCATCAAGGCTATTATCGTGGCAGCCCAGCCCACCGAGGGAACATCAGCCCTAAGCTGAAGGCACGACCGAGCCTATGAAGACTTCGAGGCTCCAGTGGTCTTGGGGGCTACGCTGGCTCCCCAAATAGAGTAGCCCAACACCCGATCGACAGACGCTTGGGTGGTGCAtccccaaaaaccaaccaactccttaGAGTTGGGTTAGGAGCCACTGAGCAGTGGGCCCAATGAGGGCCCCCGTCCAAGGCTTGACCTGCTCCTCGCTCCCCGATTTATGGCCATAGGAGGTCGGCCCTAGAAGGCCATCTCAAGAGGATTGAGGCTTGCTACCATAGCCCTTAGAAGGGCATGGTGCTTTAGATGATCAGATGGCCCCGAGCCAGAGCCCAACTCTCTTGATCACATGGCCCATGATAGGCTTTGATAAAAAAGGAGGGTGCCCCCGAGCCTAAAGGCTGCAACTCCTAGATGAGTTCGTCGAGCCCTCACTCGAGTCAAAGACCCATGCGACATAGACTCGCGAAGGGATCAATACCATCTTTGCTTGGCCCCAACAGCCAAGCAACACCCATCACAATAAAGAAGAAGGCCCTAAGCAGGGCGTAGCACTCTTGTTAGCAGCTATCCCCACCAAGGAGGGTTCGGTCACCATAAAGATTGAATTTAGCCCTTCATCGCCATCACACTAGGCGAGGCCAtgaggggcttgggggctcctgacgagatcctaaTATATGGGTATATTAAACCTTGGGTCCAATGGTTCCTGACCGACCCCTTTAGGATTGCCCAGGGGCACGGGGGCCATGCCCATTAGGCATGCTCCCATGCACCCCCCTAGCCAAGAGACCCATCCAAGCATGACTTGGCCACGACCTCCGCTTGGGGCTTAGGGGCTCGACTGAGCCCTAGGCTTTTGATCTATGATGCATCTAGGCTcagcccttggctcctgcctgaCTAACaatgccagccaaggcccgggtgcaagaagacaagccccaagcTACCAATGCTCAGGGGCTCCCTAGCACCATTACCCAAGCGTGGCCctatgaaagtgcaatcaagccctaattatgggttttggtgataatgaccacgcaattagagaataaatgagatttatcgaaatgacaagtagggaatctatattcgaggatgttacacgaaatggaggagcccctaattacaaatgttggtggcttcaaactcaaaggaggtttaaattcttttatattttgaatttgagtataagaaaagccatactataaagggggcacaatgcttaagctaacatatgctaccaagtgctcaaacctaCACATCCATCCTCAGATTCGTAGCCAAGATAGCtagcacttcactcttacccttgctgtcttgcctggtgcggcagtgccgcacctagagagaggcactgatgcagtgcggcactgccatgacttaagtgaccattggtGCTGGGGGTACTTATActtttccccttcctccccaacgtctacaacgtggacgtaggcaagccttggtggcaagctaAACCACAGGTTAAATCATCGTGTCACCTTATGCTTGATTTACATCATTTGGAttttatattgttgttgaggtgatttctagggtttgtggtcgatctacttgtgtgttgtgttcctaccacttctagctctcgatctATGAATCTCATACCTGTAGAAAGCTAAGAAATTTCTCTGATTCAAGTTTACATTCattgattttgaactgtgactagAAGTTATctataggtgcggcagtgccactgtTCTAGCCCAGTAGTGCCGTAGTCCAGCAGTGCCGTGAGGTCTAAGCGGCAGTGCCACATGTTGAacttgataaaagtttgagtgtttgttttgatagacctattcacccccatctaggctaaccagagatcttacaagtggtatcagagtaggTTACCTCGTGTGTGCTTCACcgtgtgaggtatggagcccaaaGGAAGAACTAGTGGCATGAAGCCGATGGATGTCAACACCAACAGCAGCAAGTTGAGCGCATCAACAGCAAGCAATACCatgctaccacatcttgaggctaccaaTGCCAAAGGAGCTCTCAATGATaataagagaagaagaaggaaggaggcaagaaaggtcaaaagagaagcaagagagagaggaagaaggagcaaCAGTGGttagaagacaagaagaaaagaaaagaagaaagaaagctcataagagaagcaagaagaaggagagaagctagaaagaagaaggaagaagaagggagggcaacaaatgcatcatcaagtgacatatcaagtagttccgaagatggagatgatgatgagtccttaCAAGTGTCGAAgggggacaagaaggagaagagaggaaaaggcaaagccaacaacaacaaatatgccgctGTGTCCTTTAATTACTCTTCTatacctatgactaaccatgatcggaggtctttcatcaatgtgcccatgggcaAACTACCCCATtttaatgggactaactttgccaagtggaagcacttgatgagagcctatcttataggtcttctccttggcatttgggagattgtttgtaatggatttgagccactggttgatcccaagaatccaatactataagagatgagaatcattcacctcaatggtcaagccacaagtgtgttgcttagtgctttggatggtgatgagtacaatagagtgattggggttgatattgccaagcaaatatgggacactttgcacctaacacatgaaggggttgacaaagtgagaaaggcaagaattgatttgttgatatcaaagctcaaccggtttaTAATCTTGGATgaagaagggccacaagagatgtttgataggttgatgacaatggtgggcaagattagaggctatggccGTGAtaagctagatgatcataaagttgtcaagattatgttagaggcttattcacctagaaatgagaccgtagtaactctaattagagacaagaagaagtttgagtacttcacaccaaatgatgtacttgggaggatcttgacctttgacatgcaaagagaagaagcaaatgaggaagaagcttgatgaattgcaagcaaaactagaaggcatcaagatcaaggatatagctctcaaggccaacaaatcaagtaagcaaaggctctacaagcaagtccaagatcaacaagcaagcttcaactagcaagcccaaagcaatcaagcaagtccaagaaagagtagaaaccacatcatcttcaagtgaaagtgaaaatgatgataatcaatatgagaaggttgataatgttgctctctttatgaagaggtttcacaaggggctaaagaagcaaggctataaGGTAGTGATGAGAAACTTtctaaacaagaaaaagaggacatgctacaattgtggtagcaccgatcacttcattaccaagtgtccatatgaaatcaaggacaacaaatacaagaaggacaagaaagtgGAGAAGGCtgaccatagaaagagcaagaagtacatgggataggctcatattgggcatgaatgggactcaactagagaGAGGACAAGTGAgaaggatgagaaggttgcaacgaTTGCTATTCATAaatcatcccctacaccaaggctcttcaacatgtccgatgatgactactactcccctcacatttgtctcatggcaaagggtgagaaggtaaaatccaaatcaaaggccaaatctcctccacctcctagtgatatctctagtagtgatattagtgatagctctagtgatgatgaatctagtgatgaagaaattaatcaaataactaaaaatttggatggaaagaccaaattattcatcactaagttaatggaggatttagagagtgtccaagtcgagctagaatctagagaagagactcttatccaacaagaggatttttacattgctagcaaagaagctcttgcattagagagaagtgaggtagaATCTTTGCgtaaggctttggccaaagagcaataagaccatgctattacaaagaaagcaaataaagctctcaagaaaaagtattgtgacttggatgaaaagcacaaagaactttgagatgcaatatggcattctttgggatagcaactcacatctccctaaggcaaaggaaacctctactccctccactagtcaaggttgtggaaaatgttttaatcttgatttgaatgcctattccactaaccttgcagacatggaggctatgagaaaggagat
Above is a genomic segment from Miscanthus floridulus cultivar M001 chromosome 3, ASM1932011v1, whole genome shotgun sequence containing:
- the LOC136544069 gene encoding uncharacterized protein is translated as MVSLIVGPTCLTKVLMDEGSGLNILYTSTLDKTGIPRSSLCPSKALFYGIMPWKEAMPLGRIQLNITFDQPDNFRKELLTLEVVNFPSVYHALLDRPCFSKFMAIPNYTYLKLKMPGPKGVITIKGNFKQAYNYEQHCLT